A DNA window from Streptococcus parapneumoniae contains the following coding sequences:
- a CDS encoding endonuclease/exonuclease/phosphatase family protein, producing MIKTFLSALSVILFAIPIIAYSFFPSSNLNIWLSTRPILAQIYAFPLATATMASILSFVFFSLSFYKKNKQIRFYSGILLLLSLILLLFGTDKTLSSTSNKTKTLKLVTWNVANQIEAQHIERIFSHFDADMAIFPELATNIRGEQENQRIKLLFHQVGLSIANYDIFTSPPTDSGIAPVTVIVKKSYGFYTEAKTFHTTRFGTIVLHSRKQNIPDIIALHTAPPLPGLMEIWKQDLNIIHNQLASKYPKAIIAGDFNATMRHGALAKISSHRDALNVLPPFERGTWNSQSPKLFNATIDHILLPKNHYYVRDLDIVSFQNSDHRCIFTEITF from the coding sequence ATGATTAAAACATTTCTTTCTGCCCTTTCTGTCATTCTCTTCGCTATCCCTATCATAGCTTATTCTTTTTTCCCATCTTCTAATCTTAATATTTGGCTATCTACCAGACCTATCTTGGCACAGATTTATGCCTTCCCCTTAGCTACTGCAACTATGGCTTCTATTTTAAGTTTCGTATTTTTTTCCCTATCTTTTTACAAGAAAAATAAACAAATACGGTTTTACTCTGGCATTTTGCTCTTATTATCGCTCATATTACTATTATTCGGAACAGATAAAACCCTTTCTTCCACATCAAATAAGACTAAAACCTTAAAATTAGTAACTTGGAACGTCGCTAATCAAATAGAAGCACAACATATTGAGCGAATTTTTAGCCATTTTGATGCTGATATGGCTATATTCCCTGAACTAGCTACCAATATCAGAGGTGAGCAAGAAAACCAGAGAATCAAACTATTGTTTCATCAAGTTGGACTTTCTATAGCCAACTATGATATTTTTACTTCTCCACCTACTGACAGTGGAATAGCTCCTGTGACTGTGATTGTCAAGAAAAGTTATGGTTTCTATACAGAAGCTAAAACTTTCCATACAACACGGTTCGGGACAATTGTATTACATTCGAGAAAACAAAATATACCAGATATCATTGCTTTGCATACTGCTCCTCCTCTGCCAGGTTTAATGGAAATCTGGAAGCAAGACTTAAACATCATTCATAATCAATTGGCTTCAAAATATCCAAAGGCTATTATTGCAGGTGATTTTAATGCAACTATGCGTCATGGAGCACTTGCAAAAATAAGCTCTCATAGGGACGCATTAAATGTACTACCACCTTTTGAAAGAGGAACTTGGAATAGCCAAAGTCCAAAACTTTTTAATGCAACGATAGATCATATCTTATTGCCTAAAAACCACTACTATGTTAGAGATTTAGACATTGTAAGTTTTCAAAACTCTGATCATAGATGTATTTTTACAGAAATCACATTTTAA
- a CDS encoding N-acetyltransferase, protein MIRKVEMADVEVLAKIAKQTFRETFAHDNTEEQLQEYFEDAYSLRVLSTELENPESETYFIMHEEEIAGFLKVNWGSAQSERELEDAFEIQRLYVLQKFQGFGFGKQLFEFALELATKNSFSWAWLGVWEHNTKAQAFYNRYGFEKFSQHHFMVGQKVDTDWLLRKKLR, encoded by the coding sequence ATGATTAGAAAAGTAGAAATGGCAGATGTTGAGGTGTTGGCTAAAATTGCCAAACAAACCTTTCGTGAAACATTTGCTCATGATAATACGGAAGAGCAGTTACAGGAATACTTTGAAGATGCTTATAGTTTGAGAGTTTTGTCAACTGAGTTGGAAAATCCAGAATCTGAAACCTATTTCATTATGCATGAAGAGGAGATAGCTGGTTTTCTCAAAGTCAACTGGGGAAGTGCTCAGAGTGAGAGAGAATTAGAGGATGCTTTTGAAATTCAACGCCTCTATGTGCTACAAAAATTCCAAGGATTTGGATTCGGTAAGCAACTGTTTGAATTTGCTCTTGAACTTGCTACCAAAAATAGTTTTTCCTGGGCTTGGCTAGGTGTTTGGGAACATAATACAAAAGCTCAAGCGTTTTATAATCGATATGGTTTTGAAAAATTTAGCCAACATCATTTTATGGTTGGTCAAAAAGTAGATACGGATTGGTTACTGAGAAAGAAATTAAGGTAA
- the pheT gene encoding phenylalanine--tRNA ligase subunit beta → MLVSYKWLKELVDIDVPSQELAEKMSTTGIEVEGVESPAAGLSKIVVGEVLSCEDVPETHLHVCQVNVGEEEARQIVCGAPNVRAGIKVMVALPGARIADNYKIKKGKIRGLESLGMICSLGELGISDSVVPKEFADGIQILPENAVPGEEVFSYLDLDDEIIELSITPNRADALSMRGVAHEVAAIYNKAVNFKEFTLSETDQAAADALSVSIETDKAPYYAARILDNVTIAPSPQWLQNLLMNEGIRPINNVVDVTNYILLYFGQPMHAFDLDTFEGIDIRVREARAGEKLVTLDGEERDLDVNDLVITVADKPVALAGVMGGQATEISEKSSRVVLEAAVFNGKSIRKTSGRLNLRSESSSRFEKGINVATVNEALDAAASMIAELAGATVRKGIVSAGELDTSDVEVSSTLADVNRVLGTELSYADVEDVFRRLGFGLSGHADSFTVSVPRRRWDITIEADLFEEIARIYGYDRLPTSLPKDDGTAGELTATQKLRRQVRTIAEGAGLTEIITYALTTPEKAVEFTAQPSNLTELMWPMTVDRSVLRQNMISGILDTVAYNVARKNKNLALYEIGKVFEQTGNPKEELPNEINSFAFALTGLVAEKDFQTAAVPVDFFYAKGILEALFARLGLQVTYTATSEIASLHPGRTAMISLGDQVLGFLGQVHPVTAKAYDIPETYVAELNLSAIEAALQPATPFVEITKFPAVSRDVALLLKAEVTHQEVVDAIQAAGVKRLTDIKLFDVFSGEKLGLGMKSMAYSLTFQNPEDSLTDEEVARYMEKIQASLEEKVNAEVR, encoded by the coding sequence ATGCTTGTATCTTATAAATGGTTAAAAGAATTGGTGGATATTGATGTTCCATCACAAGAGTTGGCTGAAAAAATGTCAACTACAGGGATCGAGGTAGAAGGTGTCGAATCACCAGCTGCTGGTCTCTCAAAAATTGTCGTCGGTGAGGTATTGTCTTGCGAAGATGTGCCAGAAACTCACCTCCATGTTTGTCAGGTTAACGTTGGCGAAGAAGAAGCCCGTCAAATCGTCTGTGGTGCCCCAAATGTGCGTGCTGGTATCAAGGTTATGGTGGCACTTCCGGGAGCTCGTATCGCTGACAACTACAAAATCAAAAAAGGAAAAATCCGTGGCTTAGAGTCACTCGGGATGATCTGTTCACTTGGTGAATTGGGCATTTCTGACTCCGTTGTACCTAAGGAATTTGCAGATGGTATCCAAATCTTGCCAGAAAATGCCGTTCCAGGTGAGGAAGTCTTCTCATATCTAGACTTGGATGATGAAATCATCGAACTTTCAATTACACCTAACCGTGCAGATGCCCTTTCTATGCGTGGGGTGGCTCACGAAGTGGCAGCCATCTATAACAAGGCAGTCAACTTTAAAGAATTTACTCTTTCAGAAACTGACCAAGCTGCAGCAGATGCTCTTTCTGTGAGCATTGAGACAGACAAGGCGCCTTACTATGCAGCTCGTATCTTGGACAATGTGACTATCGCACCAAGTCCACAGTGGTTGCAAAACCTTCTCATGAATGAAGGAATCCGTCCAATCAATAACGTAGTGGACGTGACCAACTACATCCTTCTCTACTTTGGTCAACCAATGCACGCCTTTGACTTGGATACCTTTGAAGGGATTGACATCCGTGTGCGTGAAGCGCGTGCTGGTGAAAAATTGGTGACCTTGGACGGTGAAGAACGTGACTTGGACGTGAATGACCTAGTCATCACTGTCGCAGACAAGCCAGTAGCCCTTGCAGGTGTCATGGGTGGTCAAGCAACAGAAATCTCTGAAAAATCTAGTCGTGTTGTCCTTGAAGCTGCTGTTTTCAATGGCAAATCTATCCGTAAGACAAGTGGTCGTCTTAACCTTCGTTCTGAGTCATCTTCTCGTTTTGAAAAAGGGATTAATGTGGCAACTGTTAACGAAGCCCTTGATGCGGCGGCTAGCATGATTGCAGAACTTGCAGGTGCGACGGTGCGTAAAGGTATCGTTTCAGCGGGTGAGCTTGATACCTCTGATGTGGAAGTTTCTTCAACTCTTGCTGATGTTAACCGTGTCCTTGGTACAGAACTTTCTTACGCGGATGTAGAAGACGTCTTCCGTCGTCTTGGCTTTGGTCTTTCTGGACATGCAGACAGCTTTACAGTCAGCGTACCACGTCGTCGTTGGGATATCACCATCGAAGCAGACCTTTTTGAAGAAATCGCTCGTATCTATGGTTATGACCGCTTGCCAACCAGTCTTCCAAAAGATGACGGTACAGCTGGTGAATTGACTGCGACACAAAAACTTCGCCGTCAAGTTCGTACCATTGCTGAAGGAGCAGGTTTGACAGAAATCATCACCTATGCTCTAACAACTCCTGAAAAAGCAGTTGAGTTTACGGCTCAACCAAGCAACCTTACTGAACTCATGTGGCCAATGACAGTGGACCGTTCTGTTCTCCGTCAAAATATGATTTCAGGTATCCTAGATACAGTTGCTTACAACGTGGCTCGTAAGAACAAAAACTTGGCCCTTTACGAGATTGGAAAAGTCTTTGAACAAACAGGTAATCCAAAAGAAGAACTTCCAAATGAAATCAACAGTTTTGCCTTTGCCTTGACAGGATTGGTTGCTGAAAAAGATTTCCAAACAGCAGCAGTTCCAGTTGATTTCTTCTATGCTAAGGGAATCCTTGAAGCCCTCTTTGCTCGTTTGGGACTCCAAGTAACTTATACAGCAACATCTGAAATTGCTAGCCTCCACCCAGGTCGTACAGCTATGATTTCACTCGGTGACCAAGTTCTTGGTTTCCTTGGCCAAGTGCATCCAGTCACTGCCAAGGCCTACGATATTCCAGAAACGTATGTAGCTGAGCTCAACCTTTCAGCCATCGAAGCTGCGCTTCAGCCAGCGACTCCATTTGTAGAAATCACCAAATTCCCGGCAGTCAGCCGTGACGTTGCCCTTCTCCTCAAGGCAGAAGTGACTCATCAAGAAGTTGTAGATGCTATCCAAGCTGCCGGCGTGAAACGTTTGACAGATATCAAACTCTTTGACGTCTTCTCAGGTGAGAAATTGGGACTTGGTATGAAGTCAATGGCTTATAGCTTGACCTTCCAAAATCCAGAAGATAGCTTAACGGACGAAGAAGTCGCACGCTATATGGAAAAAATCCAAGCATCGCTCGAAGAAAAAGTGAATGCAGAAGTGCGTTAA